The Nakaseomyces glabratus chromosome B, complete sequence genome includes the window GGGGGATACACTTCGGAGATTTCGAAGCTTCGATTCTGCTAATGTGCGAAGTAGCGAAGTAGCGAAGCAGCGAAGTAGCGAAGTTCATCTTGATTGCATATTTCAAGGGTTCCCTTAGATGATTCGGCAGCAATGGCTAGTTAAGGACATTTAAATATGGTAAGAATGACTAAACCTAATGATGAGTCTTCGATGAGGGAGGGGTGGGGGGAGGTGAAGATGGGGCTGTTGTAGTAACCACTCAGTAGATATATAAAGTATAAGGTTGAATATTATCTTGGGTATTGGTTCCAAGAACAATACCACCGTAAGTGagataaaataaacaacACTATGAAATTACCGTCAGAAATACTTGATATTATAGCAAGCCATGGGCTGGATAGTTGCAAGACCTCGATAGCTTGGTCGTATGTTTCCTCATACTTCAGAGATTTGGTGAAGAAGACCGTGGGAGTTATGCTTGTGCAGGATGGTGGACACTCGCCTTTGGAGGATGAGTGTGTGCGACCCGATATTCTGGATTTCAGGGTGTTGCTGCACAAGAATCGCAACATGCTTTATTTGAACTCAGACGAAAATGCTACCATTAGGTCGATTGAATGCTTCCTACagaattttaaaaatattgttattgtaaTACAATCAGATAGGAGCTTTAGTGACCCTCTGGCCTCAACGCTAAATGAAATAGCCAGACACTGTACAAGTGGTACAAATGTATGTATAATTTACTCTACAACCACAAATTTCCTGAGTAAACTATATTTCAGGGAGTTTGGCATACGAGAAGATAAACTGGTACTGTCAGAACTACACATTATTGGTTCAAGTGCCCTTTCAAACAATGCAGATCTATGCGATGTGGACACCCTTTTTGAAACCACGTACATTTATGAGATTGATAATCTGTTTTCCCTAAGCGTTAAACACCAGCACCACTCTCTTATTGCTCCTCAGCTAACAACTATTAAGCAGCTTAATTATAATGATTCAATGTTAAATATCAATGCTTTCCTTAACGATTGCACAAATCTAGAGATGATCGACTCCATGAGGTTCCCTTTGAGCCCGAATAATGAGTCTGCAGGCCAGTACATTTTACCTTCATGTAAAGTCTTGCATCTCAATAACTTTAATTCAGGGGTTAAATACCCTACTATAAATGGAAATAACGTCAGTCTCTATCTAAAAATTTCCCCAGCCATACGACTTTCAGACCCAGAATTTTCAAATCTGatttttgaaaacattaaaaaGCTCGAAATTGACACCAATCCCTCCATTTGCCATCATGTTAGGTTCATGAATTGCAAGTTCCCAAAACTTAAGAAAATATCTTGTAACTCTTCCATTATATCGTGGGATGATTTAAAGCAAAGTCAAGCGCCATTGACTTCGTTGAAAATTAATTTAAACTCATTTGAACAGTTGCAATGGCTTACAAACTGCCCAtatgatttgaaaaatctgGATATTACTAcattgaataaaaaaattctagatttcaataacaatacAAACCTTTATCAAGACATGAAAATTGTGGCTAAAAATGTTAAATTTCAACTTGATAGCATATGGAAAGCTTTCATTTTACAAAATGTTTTTCTAACAAACTACAGCTCAATAGAGCAATTAACAATATGTCTTGATGAACATGAACTTTATGAGTCTATCAACGACTGCCCCAAGAATCTCAAAGAGCTCGGCTTCACCAATGATGGTGACTGTATTCTAATTGACATACCATATATAACACATTTAACACTCTTTGAAACTGTGGCCCAAAAAAGTTTGTCCCAAAATTACAGTACCCAAGCTGCTGCGACAAAAAGTCTTAATTCtacaaataatagaaaattCTCTTATGGCTCAGATATCAGTAACGATTATGGTTTTAGCAGTGACCTCGCACCGGTTATATCTCCATCACTATTTCGCTGGAATAACGTAATAGGTGTGAATAACGAAAGCataagaaaaaatagtataatATCTTTCGATGAGCGGTACTCTTATTCAAAACGCAGAACATCTTCAATGAGTACTACATCAATGTTCTCACGTTCTTCATTTCCATATATAAATGATGAGGTAATACTGGATGATGCTattgttttcaaatttaatgaCAAAATGCCCGATATATTTACAACAGGATTAGGGGCGCTGGAATCCGctttattcaattttgaGGATTTGCGTGACAAACAACTAGCCAATTTACACATTATTTATCAATTCTCACAACCAGAAGGGATTTATAATGAAGGAGACGTGACTGGCATACTATTTGAATCTATATCTCGCATTATTAACTATCCCTACCATCTTAAATTACCAAGTATTTTGATATCGAATTTACATATCACCTTCAAAGTACCTACTGAatttgaattatttgaCAGCAAAGCTTTAGAAACAGTTCAAAGCTTACTTATCCAGTCAAAGTACAATGTCAAAGTTGTTAACGAGCTAGATTTTCATGGTAACAAATCGCACACAGAATTATGTTTTCAAAGGCTATGATTATTTTCTCATgtatatatcaataaaaaaaaa containing:
- a CDS encoding uncharacterized protein (CAGL0B01595g~Protein of unknown function), whose translation is MKLPSEILDIIASHGLDSCKTSIAWSYVSSYFRDLVKKTVGVMLVQDGGHSPLEDECVRPDILDFRVLLHKNRNMLYLNSDENATIRSIECFLQNFKNIVIVIQSDRSFSDPLASTLNEIARHCTSGTNVCIIYSTTTNFLSKLYFREFGIREDKLVLSELHIIGSSALSNNADLCDVDTLFETTYIYEIDNLFSLSVKHQHHSLIAPQLTTIKQLNYNDSMLNINAFLNDCTNLEMIDSMRFPLSPNNESAGQYILPSCKVLHLNNFNSGVKYPTINGNNVSLYLKISPAIRLSDPEFSNLIFENIKKLEIDTNPSICHHVRFMNCKFPKLKKISCNSSIISWDDLKQSQAPLTSLKINLNSFEQLQWLTNCPYDLKNLDITTLNKKILDFNNNTNLYQDMKIVAKNVKFQLDSIWKAFILQNVFLTNYSSIEQLTICLDEHELYESINDCPKNLKELGFTNDGDCILIDIPYITHLTLFETVAQKSLSQNYSTQAAATKSLNSTNNRKFSYGSDISNDYGFSSDLAPVISPSLFRWNNVIGVNNESIRKNSIISFDERYSYSKRRTSSMSTTSMFSRSSFPYINDEVILDDAIVFKFNDKMPDIFTTGLGALESALFNFEDLRDKQLANLHIIYQFSQPEGIYNEGDVTGILFESISRIINYPYHLKLPSILISNLHITFKVPTEFELFDSKALETVQSLLIQSKYNVKVVNELDFHGNKSHTELCFQRL